A stretch of the Papaver somniferum cultivar HN1 chromosome 6, ASM357369v1, whole genome shotgun sequence genome encodes the following:
- the LOC113291215 gene encoding agamous-like MADS-box protein AGL61 — protein MAVTRKPSMGRQKIEIKRIEKEDARQVTFSKRRGGVFKKAHELSTLCGAEIAIIVFSPAGKPFSFTHPQNIIDRYLSGNSHQADNMSPTPLVTAHREAKIRELNREYTEALTRLEAEKKRGAELKKLMKENKKQFWWDPIDDLGVHELEQLSAAIDDLKNKVADRADELLLTSYLPGENPGMSSSGTSHSESSSTITFETKPTIIPNHQQIHTSSLPHHGYGADFGLYGRNGLY, from the coding sequence ATGGCAGTGACAAGAAAACCAAGCATGGGTCGAcaaaaaatcgaaatcaaaagaaTTGAGAAAGAAGATGCAAGACAAGTTACCTTCTCTAAACGTAGAGGAGGTGTTTTTAAGAAGGCTCATGAACTTTCTACCCTTTGTGGTGCTGAGATTGCTATCATCGTATTTTCACCCGCTGGAAAACCTTTTTCTTTcactcatcctcaaaatattatCGACCGCTACCTCTCTGGAAACTCTCATCAGGCGGATAACATGTCTCCAACTCCACTTGTCACGGCTCATCGTGAAGCCAAAATTCGTGAACTCAACAGAGAGTATACCGAAGCACTTACCAGGTTGGAAGCTGAGAAAAAAAGAGGAGCGGAGTTAAAAAAACTgatgaaagaaaataagaaacaatTTTGGTGGGATCCTATTGATGACTTGGGAGTACATGAGTTGGAACAATTAAGTGCTGCTATTGACGACCTCAAAAATAAGGTCGCTGATCGAGCAGATGAATTGTTGCTCACTTCATATTTACCGGGGGAAAATCCAGGAATGAGTAGTAGTGGTACATCTCATAGTGAAAGTAGCTCTACTATCACCTTTGAAACAAAACCAACTATCATTCCAAACCATCAGCAGATCCACACTTCTTCCCTCCCTCATCATGGATATGGTGCTGATTTTGGTTTGTATGGACGCAATGGGCTTTACTGA